The Sinorhizobium fredii genome contains the following window.
GCGACGCTTGCATATTACGTCTATGAGAACGCGTTTCCGGCGGGCGCCTCTTCGAGGATCGGCATGGCAAGTGCGGCGGCGCTGGTCCTCGGCATTCTGACAATCGCAGTCGTCTACGTTCAAAAGTCGGTCGGCGTGAAGGAACGGGCCGAATGATGGTGAGGAAAGTTGCTTCGGATGCCCCGCCCTCACGCCGCCCTCTGCCGTCTGGGGCGCTTCGCCGGCGGCAGCTTGCGCTCAGCGCCTGGTTGTATCTGACCCTTCTTGCCGTCGCGACGATAATGATGGGGACATTTGTTCTCGCGTTCATGGCGAGCCTGAAGGCCGACCCGCTGGAGAGACCGTTTCGTGTCTATTTCGATCAGCTGAATCCGGCCGCGTGGATTGCCGCCGCCCGTTTGGGGCAAGAGGGTGCGGGTGACGCTTTGTGGGGAGGACTGTCTCCCGGCGCCGAAGTGGGCTTCAGTGTCACTTACGCAGCGCCCGCCGGGACCAAGATCGTCGAACCGAAGGCCGAGATTCCGCGCCGCCGCCCGGGGTCGGGCATCGCCGCTGCACTCATGCGGCATTACGCGGCGGACTACGCGTCAATCGCGCTGAAAAATTCCAGTTCGGCAATGATGCAGGTTCGTGATGAGGAGGGAGGATTGCAAGCGCGGCAGACGCGGACATTCGTCTATGAGATCACCTACCGCACCGACCGCGAGGATCGGCCGTGGATCGAACGCACGCCCCTCAATCTGACCGCTCCGCCCTCTCAAACGCTTGCCGAAAGTCCGATTTCGCCATCGCGGTCCGAGCGGCGCGGACGTCTCCTGAGTTGGGACAACATCACGCCAGGCGTTCTCGGGCTGATCTTCAACAACTACCGGCGGGTGATAAACGAGACGGCTGACCTGGAGACCGGGAAAAGCCTGTTCGGGAGCTGGCTGGTCAATAGCTTCGCCATCGCCGCCGGACGCCTGGTCCTGACGCTTGTCGTCGCCAGCCTTGGCGGTTATGCACTTGCGCGGCTCGAATTCAGGGGCAGCCGTTTCATCTTCGCTGCATTGCTCTTCTCGATGACGATTCCGGCGCAGGTGACTTTCGTTTCGAATTATCTGATCTTCAGGGACCTGTCGCTTCTAAACACTCCCTGGAGCGTGATCGTCGTTCTCGTCGCCTCGGCCAATGTCCTGTTGATGAAGCAGTTTTTTGAAGGGTTCCCAAGAGAGATAGAGGAGGCGGCAATCGTGGACGGCGCCAGCCGTTTTCAAGTGTTCTGGAAGATCGTGCTGCCAAACGCAAAGCCGGCTTTGTTGGTCAACGCGATTCTCGCCTTCCAAGGTGCCTGGAACGACTTCTTTTGGCCCCTCGTCCTCATCACCAGCCCGCCCGAAGCGCTGACGGTTCAGGTCGGGCTTCTCAGCCTTCGTCGCTCGTACGGGGGCGCGCAGGGCGATTGGGGACTCGTTCTGGCCGGCGCGTTCATCTCGATCGTGCCGGTGCTTATCCTTTTCGTCCTCTTCCAGCGGCACATCGTCTCGACTGAGCTCACCAGGGGCACCGCCTAAAGCGCGCCGCGTTCAAACGCATTCACGCGGCGCGCTTTAGGTCTTTGTTTTTGTGCATGTCGTCATCCCACAACCGCTGCACACTTTTGGGCGACATGCATTAGCACTGCCAAGCTATCCTTTGTTGGTGACCTCGAGGCCTCATACTCTCAGCGGGCTTCCAGCACTGAAGCAATCCACCTCTCGCCTATCATTTCACGACGGTTTTTATCTTGGCGATCGATTCGAGCGTGCGATGGACGGGGCACTTGCCGGCAATTTCCTCGATCCTGCTGCGAAGCTCCTCGGAGATCCCGCCGTCGATGGAAATGACGCGCTCGAATTGATCGATCCTGCCGCCGCCGATTTCCTTCTCGGTGCACTCCTCGCAGTCCTCCGCATGAATTTTGGCATGCGAGACGTCAACGCCAATTCGCCCGAGGGTCAGCTTCTTGTGGTCGGCATAGAGACGCAATGTCATCGAGGTGCAGGCGCCAAGTGCGATCGACAGAAAGTCATAGGGTGACGGCCCGGAATCGAGCCCGCCCACTCTTTCGGGCTCATCGGCGAAGAGCCGATGGCCGCCGGCCTGAACCGCGTTTTGAAATTTGCCTTCGCCCGTTTCCGTCACACGGACGTGTTCAATCGTGCCCTCGCCTTGCGGCATGTCGGCGGAGAGATAACGGCTCAGCCATCCCGATATGATCCGGCCGACGAAGGCTGCGTCCTCCGGATCGGTGAGCAGATGATCGGCCTTATCCAGCGATACAAAGCTCTTCGGATGTCTGGCCGCATGGAAGATTTCGGTAGCGTTCGCGATTCCGACGGTCTCGTCGAGGGGAGCGTGAAGGATGAGGAGCGGTTTTTTCAGGCTTGCAACAGCATCCTTGATACGCTGCTCACGTGCATCTTCGACAAACTGCTTTCGAACGAGAAATGTACGCCCCGCGAGATCGACTTCGGCCGCACCGCTCTTTTCGATCTCCTCGAGGCTCGTTCCGAAGTTCTTCAGCACATGGCCCACGTCAGCCGGTGCACCGATTGTCGCCACGGCGCGCACCTCGGGAATCTCCTTGGCAACGGCCAGGACCGCAGCACCCCCGAGCGAGTGGCCAATCAGCAACGAAGGTGCCTGGTAGTGTTGACGGAGATAGTCGGCGGCCGAAACCAGGTCGGCGACATTGGAGGAGAAATTCGTCGAGGCGAATTCCCCTTCACTCGATCCCAGGCCCGTGAAATCGAAGCGCAGGACAGCGATACCTTCGCGCGCAAGTTCCGCTGCAATGCGGCGCGCGGCCGCCAGATCCTTGGAACAGGTGAAGCAATGCGCAAAGAGTGCGTAAGCGCGCAATTGCCCGTTGGGCAGATCGAGGCGGGCGGCCAGGGTGGCCCCGGAATGGCCGGCAAATTGGTGCCGTTGCGTGTTGAAAGGCATGGTAACGCTCCTTGGCTCCGCGGAAAGGAGCATTCTACACCTGCAACGACGACGGACTACCTACAACGCCGCGCGTCTTATCAGACGCGCAAAGGTCGCTGCAGCACTTTGAATTGCTGCATGTCTTTGTCCTTAAATCGAGGTCGACTTAAGGAGACATGCAGTAGCTGTTCATTTCGCCAGAGTTTCGACGCGTCGGGTCGACGCGCCGACGTCGCCTTTGATCTGCTCGGCTATGCGCTTCTGCTCGTCGTTCACAAGATGGATCAGTAACCGAGCGCGGCGCTCAAGGGCCGGAAGCAGCTTCCGGCCAGCCTGGCTTTCAGGTCCTCGCAGTAGGATCGCAGTCAGCCCTGCGTCGGCCGCCAGTCGGGCGACGGAATGACGTTGATCATCCACGGGACGCCGAACCTGTCGATCAGGGAACCGAAACCGGGCGACCAGAAGGTCTCGCCAAAGGGCATGACTGGCTTGCCCCCTTCGGACAGCTGATCGAACCAGCGTTGGGCTTCGGCCTTGTCCTGCGTGTGCAGAGTGACATCGAAGCCGTTCTTGGGCTTGTCGATGTTCCGAGCCCATTCGACGTCCATGTCGGCGCCCATCAGCGCCTGGTCGCCGACCTCCAGCCAGCAGTGCATCAGCCAATCCTTGTATTTGGGATCGTTGATCGGCATGTCCGGTGGGGCTTCACCGTAGGAATGGGCGGCGGTGATCTTGCCGCCGAGCACCTTGGCGTAGAACTCGAACGCCTCGCGGCATTGCCCTTGGAAACTCAGGCTGGTGACGATCTTCATGATTGCGTCCTTCTCGTCGTTGTGATTTCGGATTTGGAACGGAAACGGCAGGCCTGCAGCGGCGCGCGACTTACCAGACGCGCAAAGGTCGCTGCAGCGCTTGAATTGCTGCATGTCTGGGTCCTTAAACCGAGTTTGATTTAAGGAGACATGCAGTGAGCAATCCCGGGCATCTTTCGGCACCTGCGAGTTCATAGCCGTGGTGGCGGCGGATCCGCCCGGTGATCTCACACTAACGTTGATATCAACGTAAATCCGCTCGGCTGTCAACCGGGAGCTACGTTTTCCCTAGACCGAACCGTCGGGACACCGATTCGGTGGACTGCCGGCGACGTCAGTCTCCCGGAAACAAAGTGCGACGATCTCCATTCCGCGTTATAATCGACATGCGGCGGTTTAGATGGAAAGGCGCAGCCGATGAAGAGGCTAGCAATCGTTGCCTTGTCGCTCGCGACGACGTTGACAAGCGTCCCGCCGGCCATGGCATTTCCAATCGTTGTCGCGGCGAAGGTCGAGGCAGCGCAGGCGCAGCCGGTCCAGTACAGGCGCTATCGCGGTGGCTATCGGGGCGGGTACCACGGGCATCACCATAACGGTGGTGGTGGCGATGACTGGGCCTGGGCGCTCGGAGGGCTCGCAGCCGGCGCGCTCATCGGCGGGCTGTTGACGCAGCCGAGGTATTATGGGCCCGGCTACTACGATCAGTATTACGATCAGGGCTATTACGGACCGACCTATTATCGGCCGCGCTACTACGCGCCGCGTTATTACCGTCAGACCTATTATGGCGGCAAT
Protein-coding sequences here:
- a CDS encoding BA14K family protein, whose amino-acid sequence is MKRLAIVALSLATTLTSVPPAMAFPIVVAAKVEAAQAQPVQYRRYRGGYRGGYHGHHHNGGGGDDWAWALGGLAAGALIGGLLTQPRYYGPGYYDQYYDQGYYGPTYYRPRYYAPRYYRQTYYGGNAHARWCYARYRSYRAYDNTFQPYYGPRQACVSPYY
- a CDS encoding VOC family protein, which produces MKIVTSLSFQGQCREAFEFYAKVLGGKITAAHSYGEAPPDMPINDPKYKDWLMHCWLEVGDQALMGADMDVEWARNIDKPKNGFDVTLHTQDKAEAQRWFDQLSEGGKPVMPFGETFWSPGFGSLIDRFGVPWMINVIPSPDWRPTQG
- a CDS encoding carbohydrate ABC transporter permease — encoded protein: MGTFVLAFMASLKADPLERPFRVYFDQLNPAAWIAAARLGQEGAGDALWGGLSPGAEVGFSVTYAAPAGTKIVEPKAEIPRRRPGSGIAAALMRHYAADYASIALKNSSSAMMQVRDEEGGLQARQTRTFVYEITYRTDREDRPWIERTPLNLTAPPSQTLAESPISPSRSERRGRLLSWDNITPGVLGLIFNNYRRVINETADLETGKSLFGSWLVNSFAIAAGRLVLTLVVASLGGYALARLEFRGSRFIFAALLFSMTIPAQVTFVSNYLIFRDLSLLNTPWSVIVVLVASANVLLMKQFFEGFPREIEEAAIVDGASRFQVFWKIVLPNAKPALLVNAILAFQGAWNDFFWPLVLITSPPEALTVQVGLLSLRRSYGGAQGDWGLVLAGAFISIVPVLILFVLFQRHIVSTELTRGTA
- a CDS encoding bifunctional alpha/beta hydrolase/OsmC family protein; the protein is MPFNTQRHQFAGHSGATLAARLDLPNGQLRAYALFAHCFTCSKDLAAARRIAAELAREGIAVLRFDFTGLGSSEGEFASTNFSSNVADLVSAADYLRQHYQAPSLLIGHSLGGAAVLAVAKEIPEVRAVATIGAPADVGHVLKNFGTSLEEIEKSGAAEVDLAGRTFLVRKQFVEDAREQRIKDAVASLKKPLLILHAPLDETVGIANATEIFHAARHPKSFVSLDKADHLLTDPEDAAFVGRIISGWLSRYLSADMPQGEGTIEHVRVTETGEGKFQNAVQAGGHRLFADEPERVGGLDSGPSPYDFLSIALGACTSMTLRLYADHKKLTLGRIGVDVSHAKIHAEDCEECTEKEIGGGRIDQFERVISIDGGISEELRSRIEEIAGKCPVHRTLESIAKIKTVVK